The Triticum aestivum cultivar Chinese Spring chromosome 4B, IWGSC CS RefSeq v2.1, whole genome shotgun sequence sequence AACATCTCCACTATATAGAAGTTCCAGAATTTTAACACTAAAGCTAAGATTACTGAACAGATGCCCTGACGCAGAAAGAAGTGCAAAAACCAGCGTCAACACAGATGAAACAGATAGACTTACCGGCGGTGCTCTAGCTGGTGGGATAAAACCATATGTTGAACGAAGAAGCCGTATGTTCGAGACAAGCCTATCCTGGTGAGAAAGCACTAGTGCTTCACACGGGTTATCGCTCAGgcctatttcaaattttgttctgagCAAACTGGAGTCTGCCCTTTTAGGTGAAAGCAATAATCTAGTAACAGCCCGGACTTTTGTGGCATCATACTGACTGAGCTGGAGATCAGAACCTTCTGAATCAAGGAATAGATCCACGATTTCATCAACATACTCCATCTTGCAATGTGTCGCTGAAAACACTAGTCTCTCAAATAATGAAGACGTGACCAGGAAGGAAGCTTCAACTGGGGACAGATTCGTTAAACGTGTAAAGCCAAATGCACCAGATGGCAGAACAGATGTGGTTCGTGAAGTTGATTCTGGAACTGCCGAATTATGGATATTGCTTGGCAAAAAAATATTGAACAGCCTGTTGATATATCCATTCCGGAATCCACAACCATCGACGGGTATTTCTGTGTTACAGATGATTCCTTCATAAACTAACTTTGGAATCTGTGGAGATTGAGAAAGAAATAATACATTAGTAGTGTTTGACTGTCTGTGATTGTAAACCATATGATCAACAATAGAAACTGTTATTGATCGATCGTACCTCAAACACTATAGGATTCCTCTTGCCTGCATAATGTATATCTTGCAGCTCCCCaaatgggggaggaagaagagaattTGGGATCTCCGCAAAATAAAAGTAATAGCTTCCCTCATTGCGCTCAAACAGCTCTGGATGATTGCAGACCTAAGAATTACGTGGAGAACAATATCAAGAAAACCCAATGAGTTAAAAAACCTACACTATCATAATTTTCAGTAGGGGCCTAAAAAATAACTAAATAAATTTTAATTGTCGGAACTGTACCTTACGTAGCTGCATGACAATATTCATCAGGCTAAGCAGCTTCTTGTCATTTAGATTGCCACGACTTCCATCAAGCAACTCATTAAGAGAGATCTTATTCTTTATGGCTTGATAGAAGATTTGCTGGCGAGAACTCAATCTGCAGGGCACAATTTCTTCTTTCTTTTCCGTCATTTCTGCTATGACATCAATCTTAACACGGCGGAGCATAAACGGCTTCAATATAGCATGCTGTGCAAATAGAGAACATGTCATAATCTTAAGAAATAGCAAGGCTGTACCAAACTTTACCCATTTGAAAACTTAAAGTCTTCTAAACAAGCACGAGACATAGGCAATCACTTAAAATAATCATGAAACCATGGTATTCACTATATATGACTATCTTACCAGTCGACTAAGTTGATGTTCATTCAAGGTCCCTCCATGTTCAGCATGGCCCTCGATCCTGGAAGGCCAAAGAAACGTAAGCAATAAAGTTAAGACAAAAAAACATAACTTCTGTAGGAAAACAGTACCCTTTTGAGAACCACTCATTAAACTGTTCGTGGCTGTCAAACAAAGTGGGCATGATGAAATGAAGAAGTGCCCATAGCTCAGCCATGTTGTTCTGAATTGGTGTCCCAGTAAGAAGCAAGCGATTTCTACAGTTAAAGCTCAGCAAAGTCTTCCAGCGCTGGCTGCGGTATAGAGCAAAAAGATGGTAATTATTTGTCAAGCAAGGGCCATGcaataaggaaaaaaacagaatAAACAAATGAAGATAGGCATGAGTTACAAGAAGCATGAAAAATCACCTGCTTGAACTTTTTATAGCCTGGGCCTCATCCAATACCATGTACTGCCACTTAACACGCCTCAAAAGCTTCTCTTCATTCACAAGTATCTGATAATTTGTGATGAGAATGTGGAAGCTAGCATCTCTATAAATGAGAGAAACAATGTCACATGATTGGTTTATGACCCTGTTATAAGAGAGACAATGAAGATAACAATGCTTCGATAAGAATCTACCTCCGATAAAGACGCTTGGGATTGATGTTCTTGCGAAGAACCACCCTTTCTGGGCCCCAATATGGGAGTATCTTAAGATCAGGGCAGAATCTGATCACCTCTTCAGCCCAATTATTCACAACAGATGCAGGAGCAACCACCAGGAAGGGACCCCATATGTTTTTATCCTGCATGAGACACCCATGTCATATCAAATGCTTGCCATGCAATATTAAACTACAACATAATATGACATCTCCAGAAGGAATAAACAAAAGAGCAAGAGATAAATTAAGTTCAGATACAACTGAGATTGGGTTCAGAAGTAACATGGAATGAGATCCAAAAGCAGTTGGGCAACAAATAACTAAATGAAAATTTAAGAAAATATATTCATAAACCTCAGCCAAGTGGGATAAGAATGCCATAGCCTGCACAGTTTTGCCAAGACCCATCTCGTCGGCAAGAATGCCATTTAACCCCTGCAAGAAATCCAAAGTGTGACGTTATAACCTAATAATGGCAGTCACCACAAGTGACCGAAATACAATAGCTCTGTAAGAGTTTACCTGTTCATAGCAATTGACCAGCCACTGCAAGCCCTTTAACTGATATTCTTTTAATACACCTTTAAACAACTCAGGGGTCTGCACAGATGACTGCTCAGGCATTGTTGAGCTGAAAACAAGATCCTCCCAGGCAATAAGCTTTAGAGAATACAATTTCTTTTGTTCTACAATGCTTGTTTGCAATTTAAAAAGACAAAATTCCAGATATAGCTTACGGGTGTAAGAGATCAATCTTGCTAGGCTCCATAGTAGCTGAATCGTCCGTTGGAATACCAGACTCCGAAGATTGACAAAGCCTCACAATTTCACTATCAAATGCATTTGTCATCCTTTTTTGTTGGGACACGGCATGCTGAGCAGCTCTAAAAGCCTCTCTTTTTAATTCAGCTTCATCGGGATCTTCCTCGTCATCAACCTCAGGAGCAGATCCCTCATCAGGCAGTGCTGATTCGCCAGCCTTATTCTGCATAAAGTGACTATAGAGCTCAGTTTGGGATAGCAGAAAGTTGAGCCTCTGCTGCTGTCTTTTTGCTTCGCGTAGTTCCTCTTCTCGCTTCAAAGCTTCAGCTGCATCTCTTTCCTCTTTTTTCCTCAACTCATACTGCGAAACAGGCACAAAGAATGAGTGATGTGATATTTTGTCTTGTTCTACAGCGCACAAGGGCAGTAAACACCATGTGCTAAACTGGACTGAAGGCAATACAAGACAATACACAAAACATTAACAGATTTGGGATAACAATACTCATATAGTGAAATGGCTCAGGGGATGTAAGAAATGGATATAGTATCAACTCATATAGTTCAATACTGTGAAATAGATAAGCATTCCTAATAAAAGGCAGATTGTATACTTTCAAAATTGCAACAAAGTTAAACAATTGTAAGCTTATGAGACAAATACCTGTTCCTTGTCTACCCGTTTCCAAAATATCAACATATCCCTAGCAAGCTTCCTTGTGCGTACTGGAGCACTTCTCATCAGTTTCAGTGACCTGCTGACCTTGAGCTTCACCTGGAAGTTAAACAAGAAATGAGTAAAGGCTTCGGATGACAAATGGTTCAGCAAGAATGTAAACTAGAACACATTGAAATGGTGTCATGCTTTAAGGTGACACGATAGACAAATGCAATACCTCCCGTTGACAATTCTCAGAAAAGCGTTTAGCATCCATTTGCCGTTTCTTCAGCAAAGCAGTGAAATTTCTGTGATGCTTTGGAATGTTTCTAGCAATAATATGCCAGCGTTTCAAAGAACTTGCCAAATCTTCTTTCATGATTTCAGAATGTTCCTTTTTCACTATTTGCTTCTTTGGCAAGCTCCGCTCGATAATCTGCATATATGACATCACATTGTTGCTAAGTACACTAATAAAACAGCATGAAATCAAGTATTTTAACATATGAAACCAACCTCATATGTATCTCCTTTTTCCAAGACTTTAACATAATGAACCTGCAAACTGCCGGATTCTGAAATAATAGATCTTCGTATCCTCCCAGCTGATCCCTCTGGAATTGCAAAGGGGTCCTCAGTTACTTGAAGTGCAAATTTCTGGATCTTTACCCTTTCCTGGAGTGATGCATGTTGAGGCTGAGGTTCGGCTAATCCACCACGATTAGTAGCCTCAAACTTAAGGTCAGTGCCAAGCATTGCTGACAGGGTGCGCAGATCTAGCGTGCCATTCAAGAAATGCTCCTCGACACGTACATCAGAAAAAACAGGCAGATTAAGGGAAGATGCCAACTTATCATAACCCTCTGGAATTAAGTAGCTCACATTATCCCCCATATCCAAATAGGAAGAATCAAGTGAAGCTACAATCTTATTGAAACCACCATATGCACTAATAGATCCCATCCCATTATACTCAGGTGAGGTTTCTAACACACCTAATGCTGCAACATCCTTGAAATCACTTCTGTATTTCATAACTCTTGTATTGCCATTTTTGTGTTTTAACATTTGGGGGGGGTCTGCCCGAGGAGGATCAGAACCAAAAACACCCTCCTTAACCTTTGACCTTCTGTACTTTTGAACATGTTCACTCAGCATTGTACGGTAGTGCTCCTCGGTTATTTGGTTACTGTGGGCATCTGCTTCCTCATCATCGCTTGCAACACCAAGATGCCTTTTTCGCTTTCGATGCAGCCCATGAGAAGCATCACTCACACCATTGTACTGATCCGACAAGGACCCTTGACCTT is a genomic window containing:
- the LOC123092095 gene encoding chromatin-remodeling ATPase INO80 isoform X1, whose product is MDPRRPSPRGGANGSGFSYSNLFNLEPLLNFKVPLPEDLDRYGNSSPNGSVSSQGQGSLSDQYNGVSDASHGLHRKRKRHLGVASDDEEADAHSNQITEEHYRTMLSEHVQKYRRSKVKEGVFGSDPPRADPPQMLKHKNGNTRVMKYRSDFKDVAALGVLETSPEYNGMGSISAYGGFNKIVASLDSSYLDMGDNVSYLIPEGYDKLASSLNLPVFSDVRVEEHFLNGTLDLRTLSAMLGTDLKFEATNRGGLAEPQPQHASLQERVKIQKFALQVTEDPFAIPEGSAGRIRRSIISESGSLQVHYVKVLEKGDTYEIIERSLPKKQIVKKEHSEIMKEDLASSLKRWHIIARNIPKHHRNFTALLKKRQMDAKRFSENCQREVKLKVSRSLKLMRSAPVRTRKLARDMLIFWKRVDKEQYELRKKEERDAAEALKREEELREAKRQQQRLNFLLSQTELYSHFMQNKAGESALPDEGSAPEVDDEEDPDEAELKREAFRAAQHAVSQQKRMTNAFDSEIVRLCQSSESGIPTDDSATMEPSKIDLLHPSTMPEQSSVQTPELFKGVLKEYQLKGLQWLVNCYEQGLNGILADEMGLGKTVQAMAFLSHLAEDKNIWGPFLVVAPASVVNNWAEEVIRFCPDLKILPYWGPERVVLRKNINPKRLYRRDASFHILITNYQILVNEEKLLRRVKWQYMVLDEAQAIKSSSSQRWKTLLSFNCRNRLLLTGTPIQNNMAELWALLHFIMPTLFDSHEQFNEWFSKGIEGHAEHGGTLNEHQLSRLHAILKPFMLRRVKIDVIAEMTEKKEEIVPCRLSSRQQIFYQAIKNKISLNELLDGSRGNLNDKKLLSLMNIVMQLRKVCNHPELFERNEGSYYFYFAEIPNSLLPPPFGELQDIHYAGKRNPIVFEIPKLVYEGIICNTEIPVDGCGFRNGYINRLFNIFLPSNIHNSAVPESTSRTTSVLPSGAFGFTRLTNLSPVEASFLVTSSLFERLVFSATHCKMEYVDEIVDLFLDSEGSDLQLSQYDATKVRAVTRLLLSPKRADSSLLRTKFEIGLSDNPCEALVLSHQDRLVSNIRLLRSTYGFIPPARAPPINVCCSDRNFAYKLTDEMHDPWIKKLFLGFARISEFNGPRIPNGHNTLIQEVCTDLPIPEPMLQLPYRIFGSSPPMSNFDPAKMLTDSGKLHTLDKLLRQLRAENHRVLLFAQMTKMLDILEDYMNFRKFKYFRLDGSSAISDRRDMVRNFQNRNDIFVFLLSTRAGGLGINLTAADTVIFYEIDWNPTQDQQAMDRTHRLGQTKEVTVYRLICKDTIEEKILQRAKQKNAVQELVMKGKQVQDDHLMRQEDVVSLLLDDTQIAHKLKEISMQAKDRLKKRRAKAIKVDKEGDLKLEDLDDPTEEPVEQDNTTSKKKKGSHKKPPKSQDNNGADGVVPESGPVEDEEHIASLRPKRSKRLVRSTGEDKEPVAACDVEKPADAAENNDNNDAEELQSQTPSA
- the LOC123092095 gene encoding chromatin-remodeling ATPase INO80 isoform X2, whose amino-acid sequence is MDPRRPSPRGGANGSGFSYSNLFNLEPLLNFKVPLPEDLDRYGNSSPNGSVSSQGQGSLSDQYNGVSDASHGLHRKRKRHLGVASDDEEADAHSNQITEEHYRTMLSEHVQKYRRSKVKEGVFGSDPPRADPPQMLKHKNGNTRVMKYRSDFKDVAALGVLETSPEYNGMGSISAYGGFNKIVASLDSSYLDMGDNVSYLIPEGYDKLASSLNLPVFSDVRVEEHFLNGTLDLRTLSAMLGTDLKFEATNRGGLAEPQPQHASLQERVKIQKFALQVTEDPFAIPEGSAGRIRRSIISESGSLQVHYVKVLEKGDTYEIIERSLPKKQIVKKEHSEIMKEDLASSLKRWHIIARNIPKHHRNFTALLKKRQMDAKRFSENCQREVKLKVSRSLKLMRSAPVRTRKLARDMLIFWKRVDKEQYELRKKEERDAAEALKREEELREAKRQQQRLNFLLSQTELYSHFMQNKAGESALPDEGSAPEVDDEEDPDEAELKREAFRAAQHAVSQQKRMTNAFDSEIVRLCQSSESGIPTDDSATMEPSKIDLLHPSTMPEQSSVQTPELFKGVLKEYQLKGLQWLVNCYEQGLNGILADEMGLGKTVQAMAFLSHLAEDKNIWGPFLVVAPASVVNNWAEEVIRFCPDLKILPYWGPERVVLRKNINPKRLYRRDASFHILITNYQILVNEEKLLRRVKWQYMVLDEAQAIKSSSSQRWKTLLSFNCRNRLLLTGTPIQNNMAELWALLHFIMPTLFDSHEQFNEWFSKGIEGHAEHGGTLNEHQLSRLHAILKPFMLRRVKIDVIAEMTEKKEEIVPCRLSSRQQIFYQAIKNKISLNELLDGSRGNLNDKKLLSLMNIVMQLRKVCNHPELFERNEGSYYFYFAEIPNSLLPPPFGELQDIHYAGKRNPIVFEIPKLVYEGIICNTEIPVDGCGFRNGYINRLFNIFLPSNIHNSAVPESTSRTTSVLPSGAFGFTRLTNLSPVEASFLVTSSLFERLVFSATHCKMEYVDEIVDLFLDSEGSDLQLSQYDATKVRAVTRLLLSPKRADSSLLRTKFEIGLSDNPCEALVLSHQDRLVSNIRLLRSTYGFIPPARAPPINVCCSDRNFAYKLTDEMHDPWIKKLFLGFARISEFNGPRIPNGHNTLIQEVCTDLPIPEPMLQLPYRIFGSSPPMSNFDPAKMLTDSGKLHTLDKLLRQLRAENHRVLLFAQMTKMLDILEDYMNFRKFKYFRLDGSSAISDRRDMVRNFQNRNDIFVFLLSTRAGGLGINLTAADTVIFYEIDWNPTQDQQAMDRTHRLGQTKEVTVYRLICKDTIEEKILQRAKQKNAVQELVMKGKQVQDDHLMRQEDVVSLLLDDTQIAHKLKEISMQGKAISP